The Candidatus Hydrogenedentota bacterium genome includes a window with the following:
- the ccsA gene encoding cytochrome c biogenesis protein CcsA, translating to MIARTPLLLTLALALGLATLAGAQAQETPATPTPAAEAAAPEAAAPEAAKPAPEAREPWSKEIVETFATLPVQDGGRVKPLDTYAQFAMLQMNGKRTFKTESGEKLTPIPWLLDALFYPEIAKTYQHFVVDNYDVVSAIGVDIHDNRRSRYSYNELEPGFEKLMRLADDYNAIDAKKRDLVQQGVLDLANKFFTFTQLIHFMDFAGQRFTVTGDTSLAKSFPEADGVTMSVALERAAKVLASLKGNPAGLSNDAVQAEVAAFSKLLDEFDATAGRAQGLPLFPPANAETKAWQTPADILSAAIGMTQNEPETFALLGTLEKLPSLVKDRPAFLAAAQEFHKGTVARAESRGEYAKVPLEVHYYKGKYLFYSQWLYVLSFILVAFGWLFPRSGALHKAAIAGVLFPTALLIIGITLRCIIRERPPISTLYETVLFITACAVLVAMFIEYANRQRIALAMASFLGMAGMFLAFRYEMKEGVDTMPSLVAVLDTNFWLATHVTIINVGYAAGMLSGALAHIYIFSRLFKFKADNKEYYRSLTRMVYGVLCFGLLFSTVGTILGGIWANDSWGRFWGWDPKENGALMICLWSLVILHAKMGRHIKDMGISQGAVVLAMIVAFSWWGVNQLGVGLHSYGFTSGIMNALVVYWAFETLTIAAGAWVWMREREPAPPEAPKETKLPKKAKPAKA from the coding sequence ATGATCGCCCGTACCCCCCTGCTGCTGACCCTTGCCCTGGCCCTCGGCCTCGCCACGCTGGCGGGCGCACAGGCGCAGGAGACGCCCGCGACCCCGACACCGGCCGCCGAAGCCGCCGCTCCCGAGGCCGCCGCTCCGGAAGCCGCCAAGCCCGCCCCGGAAGCCCGCGAGCCCTGGAGCAAAGAGATTGTGGAGACCTTCGCCACCCTGCCCGTACAGGACGGCGGTCGTGTGAAACCCCTGGACACCTATGCCCAGTTCGCCATGCTCCAGATGAACGGCAAGCGAACCTTCAAGACCGAGTCCGGTGAGAAGCTCACGCCGATTCCCTGGTTGCTCGACGCCTTGTTCTATCCCGAGATCGCCAAGACCTACCAGCACTTCGTGGTGGACAACTACGATGTCGTGTCGGCCATCGGCGTGGACATCCACGACAACCGGCGCAGCCGCTACTCCTACAACGAACTTGAACCCGGTTTTGAGAAGCTGATGAGGCTGGCCGACGACTACAACGCCATCGACGCCAAGAAGCGCGATCTGGTGCAGCAGGGCGTCCTCGATCTGGCCAACAAATTTTTCACCTTCACCCAGCTTATTCACTTCATGGATTTCGCGGGCCAGCGGTTCACGGTAACCGGCGACACGTCCCTGGCCAAGTCCTTTCCCGAGGCCGACGGTGTGACCATGAGCGTGGCGCTGGAGCGCGCCGCCAAGGTCCTCGCCAGCCTGAAGGGCAATCCCGCCGGTCTGAGCAACGATGCCGTCCAGGCGGAGGTGGCGGCCTTCAGCAAACTGCTGGACGAGTTCGACGCCACCGCGGGCCGCGCCCAGGGCCTGCCCCTCTTCCCCCCCGCGAACGCCGAAACCAAGGCCTGGCAGACGCCCGCCGACATCCTTTCCGCGGCCATTGGCATGACCCAGAACGAGCCCGAAACCTTTGCCCTGCTCGGCACGCTGGAAAAGCTTCCTTCGCTGGTTAAGGATCGCCCCGCCTTCCTGGCCGCCGCGCAGGAATTCCACAAAGGCACCGTGGCCCGCGCCGAATCACGAGGGGAGTACGCCAAAGTCCCCCTCGAAGTCCACTACTACAAGGGCAAGTACCTGTTCTACAGCCAGTGGCTCTATGTGCTGTCCTTCATCCTCGTGGCCTTCGGCTGGTTGTTCCCCCGCAGCGGCGCCCTGCACAAGGCGGCCATTGCCGGCGTGCTGTTCCCCACGGCCCTGCTGATTATCGGCATCACGCTGCGCTGCATCATCCGCGAGCGTCCGCCCATCTCCACGCTCTATGAAACCGTGCTCTTTATTACGGCCTGCGCCGTGCTTGTCGCGATGTTCATCGAATACGCCAACCGCCAGCGCATCGCCCTGGCCATGGCCTCCTTCCTGGGTATGGCCGGCATGTTCCTGGCCTTCCGCTATGAGATGAAAGAGGGCGTGGACACCATGCCCAGCCTCGTGGCCGTGCTGGACACCAACTTCTGGCTCGCCACCCACGTGACCATCATCAACGTGGGCTACGCCGCGGGTATGCTCTCGGGCGCCCTGGCCCATATCTACATCTTCAGCCGGCTCTTCAAGTTCAAGGCCGACAACAAGGAGTATTACCGCAGCCTGACCCGCATGGTCTACGGCGTGCTGTGCTTCGGCCTGCTCTTCTCCACCGTCGGGACCATCCTGGGCGGCATCTGGGCCAACGACAGTTGGGGACGCTTCTGGGGCTGGGATCCCAAGGAAAACGGGGCGCTCATGATCTGCCTGTGGAGTCTGGTAATTCTCCACGCCAAAATGGGCCGCCATATCAAGGACATGGGCATTTCTCAGGGCGCCGTGGTGCTGGCCATGATCGTGGCCTTCTCCTGGTGGGGCGTGAACCAGCTCGGCGTCGGTCTCCACAGCTACGGCTTCACCAGCGGCATCATGAACGCCCTGGTGGTCTACTGGGCCTTCGAGACCCTCACCATCGCCGCGGGCGCCTGGGTGTGGATGCGCGAACGGGAGCCCGCCCCGCCCGAAGCGCCAAAGGAAACCAAACTCCCAAAGAAGGCCAAGCCAGCGAAGGCCTGA
- a CDS encoding sulfatase: MRSLILAGFFLCAAVAGAAPNIVLFSVDTLRADRLGAYGYPLPTSPHLDAFAAEARVFEDAVCEIPLTNPSFGAMLSGRFPRMNGTTRNGLPMPAEVPLVTEQFKAAGYHTFCVQSNWTLKDKLSGLGRGFDIYDDAFTKKRWGFLKAERDGDDVTRLALEYLQKRPADKPFFAWIHYSDPHAPYKMHKGLNPAGKRAIMQGRKEKVRVRYDSEVAFTDREISRVLAALPADTIVLFVADHGESLFEHDYLGHGRRIYHDNLHIPLMVRGADIEPGRSAAPVRGIDVGPTLLGLAGLPKVEGMLGLDLLRDAAPQDRHRVVETYGGAVLNLPGVKDAMAESGPSHRSVIHQGWKLILDGDKPELYYLPDDPGELTDRAATEPAKVEELNAFIQAWESAAPATGQATENLDADDRKALEALGYLE, encoded by the coding sequence GTGAGATCGCTGATTCTAGCGGGATTCTTCCTCTGTGCCGCTGTGGCGGGGGCGGCTCCCAATATCGTTCTGTTCTCCGTGGATACCCTCCGGGCGGATCGTCTCGGGGCCTATGGCTACCCGCTGCCGACCAGCCCCCATCTTGACGCTTTCGCGGCCGAGGCCCGGGTCTTTGAGGATGCCGTCTGCGAGATTCCCCTCACCAATCCCTCCTTCGGCGCCATGCTCAGTGGTCGCTTCCCTCGCATGAATGGGACCACGCGCAACGGTCTGCCCATGCCGGCGGAGGTGCCTCTTGTGACGGAGCAGTTCAAGGCGGCGGGCTATCACACCTTCTGCGTGCAGAGTAACTGGACACTGAAGGACAAACTGAGCGGTCTGGGCCGGGGTTTCGACATCTACGACGACGCCTTCACGAAGAAGCGCTGGGGTTTCCTCAAGGCCGAGCGGGATGGTGATGACGTGACGCGTCTGGCGCTGGAGTACCTCCAGAAGCGCCCGGCCGACAAGCCTTTTTTTGCCTGGATTCATTATTCCGACCCCCACGCGCCCTATAAGATGCATAAGGGCCTGAACCCTGCCGGGAAGCGCGCCATCATGCAGGGGCGCAAGGAAAAGGTCCGGGTACGCTATGATTCGGAGGTCGCCTTTACCGACCGGGAGATCAGCCGGGTGCTGGCGGCCCTGCCCGCAGATACCATCGTGCTCTTTGTGGCCGATCACGGGGAAAGTCTCTTTGAGCACGACTACCTGGGCCACGGGCGGCGGATATACCACGACAACCTCCATATCCCCCTTATGGTGCGCGGCGCCGACATTGAGCCTGGCCGGAGCGCGGCCCCCGTGCGCGGTATCGACGTGGGGCCCACGCTTCTGGGTCTCGCGGGCCTGCCGAAGGTGGAGGGCATGCTGGGGCTGGATCTTCTTCGCGACGCGGCGCCCCAGGACCGTCACCGGGTCGTGGAGACGTATGGCGGCGCGGTGCTCAATTTGCCCGGTGTGAAGGACGCCATGGCCGAGTCGGGCCCGTCCCACCGGAGCGTGATCCACCAAGGCTGGAAGCTCATACTGGACGGAGACAAGCCCGAACTGTATTACCTGCCGGACGATCCCGGCGAATTGACGGATCGCGCGGCAACGGAACCGGCGAAAGTGGAGGAATTGAACGCGTTCATCCAGGCCTGGGAAAGCGCCGCACCCGCCACCGGACAGGCCACGGAGAACCTCGACGCGGACGACCGAAAGGCCCTGGAGGCCCTGGGGTATCTGGAGTAG
- a CDS encoding citramalate synthase: MYDTTLRDGAQGPGVKFSSDDQLQVVRALDALGILYIEGGQPGSNPKAVELFERARDLDLKHAKMAAFGSTRNPKSAVEDDANIKALLSAQTEIVTIFAKSSPSHAEEVLRVSLDENLKIVEESVAYLKAQGRRVFLDGEHFFDGYFEDSEYALSVLERAWGAGAEVLILCETNGGRLPHDIAEATRAVRARLKDAQIGIHTHNDSGCAVANTLAAVREGAVHVQGTINGYGERTGNVDLCSVIPNLQLKMGYDVITPEQLRQLTHTAHLVAELANMTPRDHAPFTGRDAFTHKGGMHADAVRKKKASYEHIDPELIGNRTHIAVSEMSGRSSLMQKSVEFGITLERDDPATKNILEQVKVLESQGYEFEGADASLELIMRKATGAYRHFFTTHAFHTHINYSANGDRTLSEATIKIELPDGQIMHTVAEGDGPVDALNMALRKSLEPIYPELGDVHLDDYKVRILDGQLATQAKTRVLIESSDADQSWSTVGVSENIISASYRALVDSIEYKLLRTRGHG, from the coding sequence ATGTATGACACCACCCTGCGCGATGGCGCCCAGGGGCCGGGGGTTAAGTTTTCCTCGGACGACCAGTTGCAGGTTGTCCGGGCGCTGGACGCGTTGGGCATTCTGTATATTGAGGGCGGCCAGCCCGGCTCGAACCCCAAAGCGGTGGAGCTTTTCGAGCGGGCCCGCGATCTGGACCTGAAACATGCCAAAATGGCGGCCTTCGGCAGCACGCGGAACCCCAAGTCCGCCGTGGAGGACGACGCCAACATCAAGGCCCTCCTGAGCGCCCAGACCGAGATTGTCACCATTTTCGCCAAGTCTTCCCCCTCCCACGCCGAAGAGGTGCTTCGGGTCAGCCTGGACGAGAACCTGAAGATCGTGGAAGAGTCCGTGGCCTATCTGAAGGCCCAGGGCCGCCGGGTCTTCCTGGACGGCGAGCATTTCTTCGACGGCTACTTCGAGGATTCCGAGTACGCCCTCAGTGTGCTGGAGCGCGCCTGGGGCGCGGGGGCCGAGGTGCTCATTCTTTGTGAAACCAACGGCGGGCGCCTGCCCCATGACATCGCCGAAGCCACCCGGGCCGTGCGCGCGCGCCTGAAAGACGCCCAGATCGGCATCCACACCCACAACGACTCCGGCTGCGCCGTGGCCAATACCCTCGCGGCCGTCCGCGAAGGGGCCGTCCACGTCCAGGGCACCATCAACGGGTATGGGGAGCGCACCGGGAACGTGGACCTCTGCTCCGTCATCCCGAATCTGCAGCTCAAAATGGGCTACGACGTCATCACGCCCGAGCAGCTTCGCCAGCTCACCCACACGGCCCACCTGGTGGCCGAACTGGCCAACATGACCCCCCGCGACCACGCCCCCTTCACCGGGCGCGACGCCTTCACCCACAAGGGTGGCATGCACGCCGACGCCGTGCGCAAGAAAAAAGCGAGCTACGAGCACATCGACCCCGAGCTCATCGGCAACCGCACCCACATCGCCGTCAGCGAGATGTCCGGCCGCTCCAGCCTCATGCAGAAGTCCGTGGAGTTCGGCATCACCCTGGAGCGGGACGATCCCGCCACGAAAAACATTCTGGAGCAGGTCAAGGTGCTCGAAAGCCAGGGCTACGAATTCGAAGGGGCCGATGCCTCCCTCGAACTCATCATGCGCAAGGCGACCGGCGCCTACCGCCACTTCTTTACTACCCACGCCTTCCACACCCACATCAACTACAGCGCCAACGGCGACCGCACCCTTTCCGAGGCCACCATCAAGATCGAGCTGCCCGACGGCCAGATTATGCACACCGTGGCCGAGGGCGACGGCCCCGTGGACGCCCTCAACATGGCCCTCCGCAAGAGCCTGGAGCCCATCTACCCCGAGCTGGGCGACGTCCATCTGGACGACTACAAAGTCCGCATCCTCGACGGCCAGCTCGCCACCCAGGCCAAGACCCGGGTGCTTATCGAGAGCAGCGACGCCGACCAGTCCTGGAGCACCGTGGGCGTGTCGGAAAACATCATCTCCGCGAGCTACCGCGCGCTGGTGGACAGCATCGAGTACAAGCTGCTGCGCACGCGCGGGCATGGGTGA
- a CDS encoding cytochrome c biogenesis protein ResB: MTSEKSVPKKVFDFFASYGFAVVVLILLTILTLFGTLEQTESSLFDVQNKYFNSFILVHHLFNKIPIPLPGVYLLSVLLFINLVCGGIIRVKKDWRHPGMIIAHGGILYMLIAGFVTFHYSTSGHMTLYPQDKSSQYQSYYDWEIEISELKDGFYGKSYIIQDEQFSDMSPEDTREFRHPNLPFSLMVENFLFNCAPAPSTDGTGVDGLRLVSREPEMNAEQNVAGAYAMVMDKETKQVQNGILFGFSMAPWVVTVKGQDYAIDLRHKTFPLPFTITLDEFIRDLHPRTGMAANFESVVTQTEGPIDRKVNIRMNEPLRHNGYTLFQSGWGPQNAKPGERLFSTFSVVKNPADQWPLYSCLVISAGLLIHFLQKLISYLRAENRRRTA, encoded by the coding sequence ATGACTTCTGAAAAATCCGTACCCAAGAAAGTTTTCGACTTCTTCGCCTCCTACGGCTTCGCCGTGGTGGTGTTGATTCTCCTCACCATCCTCACCCTCTTCGGGACACTGGAGCAGACCGAATCCAGTCTCTTCGACGTGCAGAACAAGTATTTCAACTCGTTCATCCTCGTGCATCACCTGTTCAACAAGATCCCCATCCCCCTTCCCGGGGTTTACCTGCTGTCGGTCCTTCTTTTCATCAATCTCGTGTGCGGCGGAATTATCCGGGTAAAAAAAGACTGGCGCCACCCCGGGATGATCATCGCCCACGGCGGCATCCTCTACATGCTCATCGCCGGATTCGTCACCTTTCACTATTCCACCTCCGGCCACATGACCCTGTACCCCCAGGACAAGTCAAGCCAGTACCAGAGCTACTACGACTGGGAAATTGAAATCTCGGAGCTCAAGGACGGCTTCTACGGCAAGTCCTACATTATCCAGGACGAACAATTCTCCGACATGTCCCCGGAGGACACCCGGGAATTCCGCCATCCCAATCTGCCCTTCAGCCTGATGGTGGAGAACTTTCTGTTCAATTGCGCCCCGGCTCCCTCGACGGATGGCACGGGCGTGGACGGCCTTCGCCTGGTTTCCCGGGAGCCGGAAATGAACGCGGAGCAAAACGTGGCCGGGGCCTACGCCATGGTCATGGACAAGGAAACCAAACAGGTTCAAAACGGCATTCTCTTCGGCTTCTCCATGGCCCCCTGGGTGGTCACCGTCAAGGGCCAGGACTACGCCATCGACCTGCGCCACAAGACCTTCCCCCTGCCCTTCACCATCACGCTGGACGAGTTTATCCGGGATCTCCACCCCCGCACGGGCATGGCGGCGAACTTTGAGAGCGTGGTGACCCAGACCGAAGGCCCGATTGACCGTAAGGTCAATATCCGCATGAACGAACCGCTCCGCCACAACGGCTATACCCTCTTCCAGTCCGGTTGGGGCCCGCAAAATGCCAAACCGGGCGAGCGGCTCTTCTCCACCTTCTCCGTCGTCAAGAATCCGGCCGATCAGTGGCCGCTCTACAGTTGCCTCGTTATTTCGGCGGGGCTGCTGATCCACTTCCTTCAAAAACTCATCTCGTACCTGCGAGCCGAAAACCGGAGGCGCACCGCATGA
- a CDS encoding PIN domain-containing protein, with the protein MKVLYDANIVLDVFQRRELFYEASALALNAAIEGSVTGYFPAHAVPTISYVLRKHTDQTTAANAVSWLLGAFEIAPCNIVVLKQAAVAEFKDFEDAVVAYSASECQCDAIVTRNSLDFRNSPVPTLSPTEFLQRLA; encoded by the coding sequence GTGAAAGTGTTATATGACGCCAATATAGTACTCGATGTCTTCCAGCGTCGAGAGCTATTTTACGAAGCGTCCGCGCTCGCTCTTAATGCCGCGATTGAGGGTAGTGTGACCGGCTATTTCCCGGCACACGCCGTTCCGACGATTTCCTATGTTTTGCGAAAGCATACCGACCAAACCACTGCGGCGAACGCTGTAAGCTGGCTGCTGGGCGCGTTTGAAATCGCCCCATGCAATATCGTTGTGCTCAAACAGGCGGCAGTGGCAGAATTCAAAGACTTTGAGGATGCAGTGGTGGCCTATTCCGCATCTGAGTGCCAATGCGATGCTATTGTCACGCGCAACAGTCTCGATTTCCGTAACTCGCCCGTCCCCACATTGAGCCCAACGGAATTTCTCCAACGATTGGCTTAG